The genomic region ACGGCCGCGCCGGTGGTGGCACTCACCAGGTATCCATCCGGTCGCAGGACGAGCATTCCCGTATACCGCCGCATGCGGGCGTGCAGTTCTTCGCGTGGTACCGGCCTGCCAGTTTGAACCACACCCACCAACAGGTGCGCCGCCATGCGCCTCGGGCCCCAATCGCGCAGCGGAACCTCCGCTTCTAGCAGCCGCGTCAACAGCGCCGCTGCCTGTGGCGATGTCAGCTTCCGCCTGTCTCCGGGTAGCAAGGAGGGGGGAACGCCCGCCCGCACCATCAGGCCCTGGAACCAGTCAACGTCGACGAGCGACGACTCAATAGGGCCGAGCCTGCCTTGGGGGCGCTGCTCCAGTGCGCGTTGGTGCAGGAACTGTGACTGGGGCAGCGTCCCCATGCGGAGATGCCAGGAGAGAGGGTCGTCTATCGGCAAGGGCCCGCCCGTGCCGCAGCCGCTGAGCACCACCAGCAGCGCGAGGAGCGCACTGGCCAGGGGGTTCCAGGACGGACTTCCCGCTCTACGCCGTGGCTCCCGCATCAGCAGGAGCACTTCATACGCCACCTTCAGTACGCACGGGCAGAGAGTGTCTTCGGGTTCGTCCTCGCTCACGCCCGCGTGCGCGGTACCGGGGTAGCGCTTCATGCAGTGCCCATGACGAGGCGTGCAGAACTTCATGTCGCTGACGCAGCGTGTGCCGTTGAAGGCAAGCGCTGCGTCAGCCGGCGTGGGTTCAGGCGGTGGGCTTCGAGTTGGAGTGGTCGTTCGCCTTGCCCAGCAGGTAGCCGCCGTGGCTGATGGCGAGGAGCGCGACGAAGCCTTCCGAGAGCGGCGGCAGGCCGCCCGTCTTGCCCGCCATGACGGCCGAGGCGACGTCCATGAAGTAGCTCACCGCCGCGATGAGCGTGAAGTAGAACATCTGCACCTTGGCCAGGTCGACGTGGGCGGTGTTGCCGACCTCGTCTCCCTGGAACATGTCCGAGACGCGGGCGTCCTGGAGGCTCTTGTTGGCGTAGAGCGTGCCGTGGCAGTTCTCATGGATGTCGGTGGCGTCCTCGGCGAGCTGGGCGGAGGTGTTCAGCACCATCTTCTCGTCCGGCTTCCGGGAGCGCTTGGCGGCGAGGATGAGCGGCGTGCCCAGGAGTGAGGTGGTGGAGATGCCCATCGCCAGCCAGAGCTCCTGGGGGATGGCGATATCCACGGCCGCGGGCGTGCCCGCCTTCACTCGGGAGATGGCCATGGTCAGATAGCCGCCGACGACCAGCACCGTCCAGACGGCGGCCTGGACGCGGGAGAGGCTCATCAGGTTGCGCTCGTTGATGAGCACACCGAAGGGGGTTCCTGAAATCGTCTGTCCCAAGACGAGGAGGAACATCGCCAGCGCCCCCGTGGTCGCGACGTAGCTCCAACCAGGAGCCACGAACCATGCGGTGGCGACCACCGTCAGCGGCAGCGCGGCTGTGAGGAAGATGAGGCGGCTGTTCTCCGGCTGCGGAATGGAAATGACAGCGGCTTCCTGCTTCAGGTCTCCCACTGGAATGGCATTGGGCGCGTTCGAGTCCATGACTTCCCCCCGTGGTGGTGGAGGTCATGCTAACGAGCTGTCTGTCTTTCCGGTCTATGCGGGCTGGGACTCTCGACTGAAGGACAGTGGGTCAGACCCGAGGGCGGTGGACTCCCGTCGCACGCTTACGCCCGTGTGCGAGGAATCCCCAGCTTCTGGCGCTTCTCCCACAGCGCCTTGCGGCTGATGCCCAGGCGCTTCGCCAGTTCCGTCTCGCCCATGTGCTCCTGGTGCTCCAGCACGAAGCGGCGGAAGTACTCCTCAATCGAGTCCGGCGAGTCGTCCTCTGCCTCGGCACCACTCTCTACGACGTCAGCCGGAGTGCCCACGGCCTCGACGCCGCCCGCCGGCTCCAGCGCCAGCAGTTCCGGCGTCACCATCGGACTGTCCGCGAGGATGACGGCCCGCTCGATTGCGTTCTCCAGCTCGCGCACGTTGCCCGGCCAGGGATGCGACGTCAGCGCCAGCAGCGCGTCGGGAGAGAAGGTCGCCAACGGTCGGCCGAGCTGACGGCACGCCTTCTCCAGCAGGTGCTTCGCCAGCGCGGGAAGGTCCTCTCCGCGCTCTCGCAGCGGCGGCAACCGTATCTCCACCACCCGCAGCCGGAAGTAGAGGTCCTGCCGGAACGTCCCCTCCTGCACCCGGCGCGGCAAATCCCGGTGCGTCGCCGCCACGATTCGCACGTCCACCTTGCGCGGCCTTGTCGAGCCCACGCGCCGCACCTCGCCGTCCTGCAGCATGCGCAGCAGCCGCGCCTGCGCGGGCGCGGGCAGCTCGCCAATCTCGTCCAGGAAGAGCGTCCCTCCGTGCGCCGCCTCCACCAGTCCCGCGTGCGCCGCCTGCGCTCCCGTGAAGGCGCCCTTCTCGTGACCGAACAGTTCGCTCTCCAGCAGTCCCTCCGGAATGGCCGCGCAGTTCACCGCCACCAGCGGCCCGTCCGTCCGGGGGCTCTGCGCGTGAATCGCCCGGGCCACCAATTCCTTGCCCGTGCCGGACTCGCCCAGCACCAGCACTGTCGCGGGCGAGGGCGCCACCTTGCGGACGCGCTCGAACACCTCGCGCATCGCCGCGCAGCTTCCGACCATGCCGCTCACCGGATGCGCCTGCTCCACCTCGCGCTTCAGCGCTGCGTTCTGCCGCGCCAGCTTCCCCTCGCGCAGCACCCGCTCCACCTGCATCAACAGCTCGTCGTGGTCGAACGGCTTGGCGATGTAGTCCACCGCTCCCAGCTTCATCGCGTCCACGGCCGACTTCACCGTGGCGTAGCTCGTCATGATGAGCACCGGCACACCCGGGCACAGGGCAATCACGTCCGTCCCCGATGCTCCCGGCAGCCGCAGGTCCGACAGCACCAGGTCGAACGAGTCGAGCGCGTAGTCGCTCGACGCCTCCTGCACGCTGCCCGCCTCCGAGACGTCGTGGCCCGCGCGCACCAGCAGCCGGCGCAGCTCCGTGCGGATGATGGGCTCGTCCTCGATGACCAGGATGCGACTCATGCCAGGGCTCCCCGGCCGGACCGCACGCTCACGTCTTGCTGGCGCGGCTCTGGCAGGCTCACCGTCACGCTAGTGCCTCCCCCCGGCCGGCTGTCCACCTGCATCGCGCCTCCGTGCTCGCGGACGATGCCCGCCACCAGCGCCAGCCCCAGCCCCGTTCCCTCGCCTGGCTGCTTCGTGGTGAAGAAGGGCTCGAAGATGCGCTGGGTCAGCTCGGTGGGAATGCCAGGCCCCCGGTCCAGCACCGTCAGGCGCACGCGCTCGTTCCTGGCTTCCGCCTCCAGCTCCACCACCGCGCCGTCAGGAGATGCGTCGATGGCGTTGGTGAGCAGGTTGACCAGCACCTGCTCCAGCCGCTGCGGATCCGCCAGCACCTCCAACCCTTCCGGACAGCGGTGCTCGAAGCGCAGCCCCCGGTCCTTCCGCGAGCCGCGCGCCAGCCTCGCCAGCTGCACCGCCTCCGCCAGCAGCGGCCCCACCGCCACCCGCGTGAAGGGGCGCGCCTCGCCGCCCACCGTGCCCGCGTGGCTGAAGCCCACCAGCGCCCGCACAATCGCGTCGATGCGCCGGCACTGCTGGAGGATGAGCCCCACGCGCTCGCGCACCGCCTCCTCGTCGTCCAGGTCGTACTTGAGGTTCTGCGTCAGGCTGGCAATCGCCGTCAGCGGGTTGCCAATCTCGTGCGCCACGCCCGCCGCCACCCGTCCCAGCGAGGCCAGCCGGTCCTGGTGCGCCAGCCGCGCGTCCACCGCCTTGCGCTCCGTCAGGTCCTCCACCAGCAGCGCCATGCCCTCGGACGTGCTCCCTCGCTCCTCCGCCGCCGACAGCCGCGAGCGGTGCAGCCGCAGCACGCGCTCGCCTCCCGCCACCGTGACGCGCGCCTCCGTGTCCTCCTCCGCGCCGACCGAGAAGCCGGCCAGCAGCGGGCCCCAGGGCGCCGGGAGCGCCTCCAGCAGGTGTCCCCGCACCACGCCCGCCTCCACGCCCGCCAGTCGCTCCAGCGCCGCGTTCCAGATGACCACCTCGCCATCCGGGCCCACCGCGCACACGCCCAGCGGCAGGTCCTCCAGGATGCGCCGCAGGTAGCGCCGCACCGCCTCCAGCGCGAGCACCGGGCCGCCCTGCAGGCCGCGCGCGTCGCGCAGCCGCTCCTCCACGAAGCGGAGCTGCTCCGCCAGCGCGGTGCGCGCTCCGGGCTCCAGCCGCAGCGCCTCCTCCACCGCGAGCCGCGCCAGCACCGGGCCGATGAGCCCCGACAGGTTCCGCTCGATTCCGTCGCGCAGCCGCCGCAGCTCCGCGGGGCGGCGCTCGTCCGGGGGCAGCCCCAGCGCCTCCAGTGCCCGGTCCACCTCCGCCGCGGCGGCCTCCTTGCCCAGCAGCGGCGCCAGGCTCCGGCGGAACTCCTCCGGCGAGCCCGCCACCACGCCTCCCGAGGCCGGCGAGGGCGCCTCGCGCGTGCAGGCTCGCGCCGCCTCCGCCTCCCGCGCCGACTGCCGCGTGGCCAGCGACACCGCCACGAAGGCCAGGGTGTTGAGCGCCAGTGACGCGAAGGTGGCGAAGCCCCACGGCTCGTCCGACGGGAAGCCCAGCAGCACCGCCGCCCGGCGCGTCCACGCCACTACTCCGGGCGAGGCCCACAGCGGCACCACCAATGTCACCACCCACATCGCCGCGCCCACCCCCAGGCCCGAGAGCAGTCCCGCCCGCGTGCCGCGCTTCCAGAAGAGGAGCCCCAGTACGCCCGGAGCGAACTGCGCCACCGCCACGAAGGACACCAGCCCCAGGTCCACCAGCCCCGTGCCGCGCGTGTCCAGCAGCCGGTAGAAGCCGTAGCCCGCCAGGATGATGATGGCGATGAGCAGCCGGCGCGCCCAGAGGAGCCAGCCATACAGGTCCGGCTGGCCTCGCGCGTACCCCAGCGGCAGCACCAGGTGCGTGAGGCACATGGGCGCCAGCGCCAGCGTGGTGACGATGACCATGGCGCTCGCCGCGGACACGCCGCCCAGGAAGGCCACCAGCGCCAGTCCCGTGGCCCCGCGCGACGCGGGCACCGCCAGCACGTGGAAGTCCGCGGGCCAGGGCAGGCCCAGCGCGTCGCCGCTCCACAGCACCACCGGCACCACCAGGTTCATCACCAGCAGCAGCAGGGGCAGCGCCCAGGTGGCCGTGGCCCACGCGTCGCGCTCCGGGGCCTCGGTGAAGGCCACGTGGTAGCTCCGGGGCGTCAGGAAGGCCGCCGCGCAGGACAGCACCAGCAGCGGCGCCCAGGACGCGTCACGGGCCGGCCGCTGGAGCCCCTCCACCGCCTCCGGGTGCGCGTCCAGCCAGGCGCGCAGCCCGTCCACGCCGCCGAACACCGAGGACACCGCCCACACGCCCACCGCCACCAGCGCCACCACCTTCACCGCGGACTCGAAGGCGATGGCCAGCATCAGCCCCTCGTGCCGCTCGCGCGGGGTGAGGTGCCGTGCGCCGAAGAGGACGGAGAAGCCGGTGAGCACCGCGCAGAAGCCCAGGCCCACCAACGTGGGCGAGGCGGAGGGGCTGAGCACCTTCGCGGACTCCACGACGGCGCGCACCTGCAGCGCGAGGTAGGGCAGGCTGCCGGCCAGCATGAACAGCGTCACCGCCGTGCCGGTGGACTGTCCCGGGTAGCGGAAGGCCAGC from Pyxidicoccus trucidator harbors:
- a CDS encoding sigma-54-dependent transcriptional regulator; protein product: MSRILVIEDEPIIRTELRRLLVRAGHDVSEAGSVQEASSDYALDSFDLVLSDLRLPGASGTDVIALCPGVPVLIMTSYATVKSAVDAMKLGAVDYIAKPFDHDELLMQVERVLREGKLARQNAALKREVEQAHPVSGMVGSCAAMREVFERVRKVAPSPATVLVLGESGTGKELVARAIHAQSPRTDGPLVAVNCAAIPEGLLESELFGHEKGAFTGAQAAHAGLVEAAHGGTLFLDEIGELPAPAQARLLRMLQDGEVRRVGSTRPRKVDVRIVAATHRDLPRRVQEGTFRQDLYFRLRVVEIRLPPLRERGEDLPALAKHLLEKACRQLGRPLATFSPDALLALTSHPWPGNVRELENAIERAVILADSPMVTPELLALEPAGGVEAVGTPADVVESGAEAEDDSPDSIEEYFRRFVLEHQEHMGETELAKRLGISRKALWEKRQKLGIPRTRA
- a CDS encoding ATP-binding protein, giving the protein MTLELGPLVAASVAYLLVLFLVAYAAERGVIPPRITQHPLVYSLALGVYATSWSYFGSVGYAARHGFRYLGIYLGVTLACLLAPVLWRPLLRLTRELQLTSLADVLAFRYPGQSTGTAVTLFMLAGSLPYLALQVRAVVESAKVLSPSASPTLVGLGFCAVLTGFSVLFGARHLTPRERHEGLMLAIAFESAVKVVALVAVGVWAVSSVFGGVDGLRAWLDAHPEAVEGLQRPARDASWAPLLVLSCAAAFLTPRSYHVAFTEAPERDAWATATWALPLLLLVMNLVVPVVLWSGDALGLPWPADFHVLAVPASRGATGLALVAFLGGVSAASAMVIVTTLALAPMCLTHLVLPLGYARGQPDLYGWLLWARRLLIAIIILAGYGFYRLLDTRGTGLVDLGLVSFVAVAQFAPGVLGLLFWKRGTRAGLLSGLGVGAAMWVVTLVVPLWASPGVVAWTRRAAVLLGFPSDEPWGFATFASLALNTLAFVAVSLATRQSAREAEAARACTREAPSPASGGVVAGSPEEFRRSLAPLLGKEAAAAEVDRALEALGLPPDERRPAELRRLRDGIERNLSGLIGPVLARLAVEEALRLEPGARTALAEQLRFVEERLRDARGLQGGPVLALEAVRRYLRRILEDLPLGVCAVGPDGEVVIWNAALERLAGVEAGVVRGHLLEALPAPWGPLLAGFSVGAEEDTEARVTVAGGERVLRLHRSRLSAAEERGSTSEGMALLVEDLTERKAVDARLAHQDRLASLGRVAAGVAHEIGNPLTAIASLTQNLKYDLDDEEAVRERVGLILQQCRRIDAIVRALVGFSHAGTVGGEARPFTRVAVGPLLAEAVQLARLARGSRKDRGLRFEHRCPEGLEVLADPQRLEQVLVNLLTNAIDASPDGAVVELEAEARNERVRLTVLDRGPGIPTELTQRIFEPFFTTKQPGEGTGLGLALVAGIVREHGGAMQVDSRPGGGTSVTVSLPEPRQQDVSVRSGRGALA